A DNA window from Hevea brasiliensis isolate MT/VB/25A 57/8 chromosome 2, ASM3005281v1, whole genome shotgun sequence contains the following coding sequences:
- the LOC110653594 gene encoding transcription factor CPC, translated as MDRLRSKQHKATTRCSEEVSSTEWEFINMSEQEEDLIYRMYKLVGDRWALIAGRIPGRKAEEIERFWIMRHGEVFANRQKKLKKSKS; from the exons ATGGATAGACTTCGCAGCAAGCAACACAAGGCAACAACTCGTTGCTCTGAAG AGGTGAGCAGTACTGAATGGGAGTTCATAAACATGTCCGAGCAAGAAGAGGATCTTATTTATAGAATGTATAAGCTTGTTGGAGATAG GTGGGCTTTGATTGCTGGTCGAATTCCAGGTCGCAAAGCAGAAGAAATAGAAAGGTTTTGGATAATGAGGCATGGTGAAGTGTTTGCCAATCGACAGAAAAAGCTCAAGAAATCCAAGTCTTAA